A single Gemmatimonadota bacterium DNA region contains:
- a CDS encoding amidohydrolase family protein, with the protein MTTSRGTRREARRLTHGPTLRGASLWRQLGYAAIVGLLGIALLLSWRVTHSERDIIALTHANVVDVEAGAVLPGHTVLIKGSRIQEVGSTATMNLPRGALVYDLEGMYVIPGLWDSHVHLTPRSMAATTNFFPLLIANGVTTIRDMGTGLEPLLHWRREIDAGRIVGPRIFGAGVLLDGAPSVYPGISWEIETVEEARAAVDSLARSGADFVKAYEMLAEDVYFAILGQAALRGLKVATHIPLRVDAIEAVHGGIQSVEHLRNLEVACSGEADAIRREADNLISATRLGVGMDLRADIHAKQWPWAQETFDPRECAGLVTAFAQYKTWHVPTLVIYDNSRTRFHPQFGTWMNYMPIELQERWLAAARVEDGAPYEPQPHPANHAWAERMVQELSKAGVRILAGTDAPTAFVVPGFSLHQELQALVGAGLTALDALRSATLWPAEFFGVRYSLGSVAAGQTADLVILRANPLTDIRNTETIEAIVANGRILSRADLDGMLRDIAAVLR; encoded by the coding sequence ATGACAACGAGTAGGGGAACCCGCCGAGAAGCTCGGCGGCTTACGCACGGGCCCACCCTGAGGGGCGCCAGCCTTTGGCGGCAGCTTGGCTACGCCGCGATCGTCGGACTGCTAGGAATAGCGTTGCTTCTGTCGTGGCGCGTGACCCACTCCGAACGGGACATTATCGCCCTTACCCACGCCAACGTGGTGGACGTAGAAGCTGGCGCCGTCCTACCTGGCCACACGGTCCTCATCAAGGGGTCGAGGATTCAGGAGGTCGGGTCGACCGCGACGATGAACTTGCCGCGGGGTGCGTTGGTTTACGATCTGGAGGGAATGTACGTCATACCCGGCCTCTGGGATTCGCACGTTCACCTTACCCCCCGGAGTATGGCGGCGACGACGAACTTCTTTCCCCTTTTGATCGCCAACGGCGTAACCACGATCCGCGACATGGGGACTGGGCTTGAACCCCTTCTTCACTGGAGACGAGAGATTGATGCCGGCAGGATCGTCGGACCTCGCATATTTGGCGCGGGGGTCCTTCTGGATGGAGCACCATCTGTGTATCCAGGTATTTCTTGGGAAATTGAGACAGTAGAGGAGGCACGTGCGGCAGTTGACTCGCTGGCGCGAAGCGGCGCGGACTTCGTAAAAGCATACGAAATGCTTGCTGAGGATGTCTATTTCGCAATTCTCGGCCAAGCTGCCCTTCGTGGCCTGAAGGTTGCGACTCATATTCCCTTGAGGGTGGACGCAATTGAGGCCGTACACGGCGGCATCCAAAGCGTGGAGCATCTTAGGAACCTCGAGGTTGCATGTTCGGGAGAAGCCGACGCCATTCGGCGCGAGGCCGACAACCTCATCAGCGCGACACGACTTGGCGTCGGGATGGACCTTCGAGCCGATATACACGCCAAGCAGTGGCCGTGGGCGCAGGAGACCTTCGACCCTAGAGAATGCGCTGGACTCGTCACCGCGTTCGCTCAGTACAAGACGTGGCACGTTCCCACACTGGTAATTTATGACAACTCCCGCACGAGATTTCACCCGCAGTTCGGAACCTGGATGAATTACATGCCGATCGAGCTTCAGGAGCGCTGGTTGGCGGCCGCGCGCGTGGAAGACGGGGCACCATATGAGCCGCAACCTCACCCAGCGAACCATGCTTGGGCGGAGCGCATGGTACAAGAGCTGTCCAAAGCAGGCGTGCGAATTCTGGCGGGGACCGACGCCCCCACTGCATTTGTGGTGCCGGGCTTCAGCCTTCATCAGGAGCTTCAAGCGCTAGTGGGAGCAGGGTTGACCGCATTGGACGCGCTGAGGTCGGCCACCCTCTGGCCAGCCGAGTTTTTTGGAGTGCGTTACTCACTTGGATCCGTGGCGGCCGGTCAGACTGCCGACTTGGTGATTCTCCGCGCGAATCCGCTAACAGACATCAGGAATACAGAAACGATTGAAGCGATCGTTGCAAATGGGCGCATTCTCAGCAGGGCTGATCTCGATGGGATGCTGCGCGACATTGCGGCGGTTTTAAGGTGA
- a CDS encoding SDR family NAD(P)-dependent oxidoreductase, translated as MPQHHEPLAIVGIGLRLPGDVQSPHGLWAFLENERDATGEVPPDRWRSSYYGGPIPQAGRIRTQRGAFLKDTDKFDALFFSIPEDQAAQSDPKHRMLLEVAWEALEDAGYPVDGVTERRMGVYVGLSGNDYSTIQHRHGSTIGAYTAADGKHYMGANRLSYHFNFTGPSISCDAACATGATALALACQSIWLGECSAAIVGAANDMHDPAGSISFSQLGTLSPDGRCKTFSANADGYGRGEAVVALVVNRLSAAEENGDHIYAMIRAVTASHNGYHEAGWAAPSNDAQVSLILSTLKSGGVAAHDLCFIEAHGTGTAAGDLAECQAIAEAMARAGRREPIAVGSVKSNFGHGEAAAGLTSVAKVALMLDRGRILPSIHSQPPNPSIDFEGIGIRVVTGQEDIPAEKRFAGVNSFGVGGSNVHILLERYDIRESRTAEDENPLMFPISAKSAEALVERLNHVGDFVKSGGENMADVAYTLAERRTHHDFRAFVVASERSDMASELQRTADLVAETPVHPCLASPELVFVFTGMGPQHARMGAELFARFPAFRQSIERFDEEWRPRSGWSIADELANRSSANRIGVDTSISMVGNVALQMALTDLWASIGIRPSAIIGHSVGEIAAAYASGAYGLDWAAAILDARVRAVDKLKGRGSMAAIALSEADLLPYLKGKEDGCSIAAFNGPMSLTIAGDCKAVQEIATSIGERAYTRILDVDVAFHGPELRARSEYYKALLQVTEEEGRPQIPYASSVRGDIVSVFEADYWGSNLTDPVRFASAMEALVRRGYTDFLEVGPHPVLRHAISEVVRSTGQNNPFHTASQYRDAPGEATLLKALGQLYQRGYSPKWTNLRRSGVRPVALPNYPWQRKRYWNESKASSDYRLAAPGHPLIGNDATRDLRANIDYITHSVYPNLLPWLSAHRIQGKIIFPGAAFIEMALAALKRALGSVQTISRAVVHNPLQIDAERDPIEFSVRIDRNDRRFELTSSKSSSERPPLLHLSGIWEPVCEQKPKQVNLAELSTKCDEPVDVQGWYDNSWRRGMEYGEAFQTIRELFRGRNEALARIELSHALEVDLSAYELHPTLLDGVFQTCTSALPHRHRQRLGVPAAISKMKVLGPLPRSVWVHTRLLYEHGRKAVLDIRCFDNDGGLVLCLDEFERTVIDTGPVGLELEDWLYREAWHPLESLPAAAPETADGNWLIVGGQENLRILLAELTETATIVQDIHLGDALGHPFAGTMGPFDGVICLFPARDSTNSPLDSCVDQSWWYANLLQDLVRREYLRERARVVVVTHGAVGVSPGNEPVLGHSGVWALNRVVANELPEFEALTIDLDPEEDPAAAVLALGVHGILARPEHDEYLRRDRSWYTCEIEREGSGAISPEPEPVSIPTSQVIEATFQPERGIGGVNLAYGRPKRLDPDQVRVRVHYAALNFRDLLKVLNEYPTSADDTDALRLGDEGAGLVLEVGSAVTSVKPGDRVVVKHTAILATVVAVSERDVFKIGAALSYVDAATIPVAFATAEYSLHRVANLQQGESCLIHSAASGVGLAAVQVALRVGADVYATAGTPEKRAFLEQCGIRFVMDSRTTSFEGQIREYTNGAGVDVVLNALAGEGIGAGLRCLGSGGRFLEIGKRDIARNTLIGLGSLARNGSFHVIDLARTWREDPDEMRNLLLSILAKVRDGVYQPLPARVFNASGLQDALRFMAKGTHIGKVVIDFAAQELPAVPNPIVHRREQFGWTNGTFLVTGGLGGLGAGVCQMFGSLGAKRVVILSRRKELDRLARLRLKEIEQTGTRVIMLTGDVSEEADVRAAVEVADAPDAPLRGVVHSAGVLEDTMLLNLTREDFVCVMRPKLCGAWNLHHATVGKQLEFFVMCSSAAVTNGNPGQANYVAANRFLDEFAQWRRVRGLPALAINWGAISDAGMSYDANVLDSFATRGGFAFHTREAAGLLIHALECDLTNVIVTISDWTALGRHHRRTASRFRNLMAASDAAAAEPSATSLRARIEKDWENGSVILLDALRETVAKLRVVPAAAIDVDVEVGHLGLDSLMRMELASWIRYELGLPSSAFSVQLQSNLRTLAQSILDELMKRFVAQGSAQGEPSMMASL; from the coding sequence ATGCCCCAACACCACGAGCCTCTAGCCATCGTCGGGATCGGACTGCGACTTCCGGGTGATGTTCAATCTCCTCACGGCCTCTGGGCGTTTCTTGAAAACGAACGCGATGCGACGGGTGAGGTCCCCCCTGATCGCTGGCGTAGTTCCTACTATGGCGGTCCAATACCTCAAGCGGGGCGCATAAGGACCCAACGCGGTGCTTTTCTCAAAGACACGGACAAGTTCGATGCCCTGTTCTTTTCCATTCCGGAAGACCAAGCGGCGCAGTCGGATCCTAAGCACCGTATGCTTCTGGAAGTCGCCTGGGAGGCGCTTGAGGATGCGGGATACCCGGTCGACGGCGTTACGGAGCGACGCATGGGCGTCTACGTCGGGCTTTCGGGCAACGACTACAGCACCATTCAGCACCGTCATGGATCGACGATCGGGGCATACACGGCGGCCGACGGCAAGCACTACATGGGCGCGAACCGCCTATCGTACCACTTTAATTTCACGGGTCCCAGCATCTCCTGCGACGCGGCATGCGCAACGGGAGCAACGGCGCTGGCGTTAGCGTGTCAGTCGATCTGGCTTGGGGAATGCTCAGCGGCGATCGTCGGGGCGGCGAACGACATGCACGACCCCGCCGGGTCGATCAGCTTCAGTCAACTGGGCACGCTGTCACCCGACGGCCGCTGTAAGACGTTCAGTGCCAACGCTGACGGATACGGCCGCGGGGAGGCGGTCGTTGCCCTCGTCGTTAATCGGCTTTCCGCAGCTGAGGAGAATGGGGATCACATCTATGCGATGATTCGCGCCGTGACTGCCTCTCACAACGGATATCACGAGGCAGGGTGGGCGGCGCCGAGCAACGATGCGCAGGTATCCCTGATCCTCAGCACACTCAAGTCGGGTGGCGTGGCAGCGCACGACCTGTGCTTTATCGAGGCGCATGGGACCGGGACGGCCGCGGGGGACCTGGCCGAATGCCAGGCCATCGCCGAAGCGATGGCGCGGGCCGGTCGGAGAGAGCCCATTGCGGTGGGTTCGGTGAAATCAAACTTCGGGCACGGAGAGGCAGCCGCCGGGCTAACTTCGGTGGCAAAGGTCGCCCTGATGCTCGATCGGGGCCGTATCCTGCCTTCGATCCACTCTCAGCCACCCAACCCTTCGATCGACTTCGAGGGGATCGGGATTCGCGTCGTTACTGGTCAGGAGGATATTCCAGCGGAGAAGCGGTTCGCCGGCGTCAATTCCTTCGGCGTCGGCGGCTCAAACGTACACATCCTACTCGAGAGGTACGATATACGGGAAAGCAGGACGGCAGAGGACGAAAATCCGCTCATGTTTCCGATTTCTGCGAAGTCAGCCGAGGCCCTCGTCGAACGACTCAACCATGTGGGCGACTTCGTCAAGTCGGGTGGGGAGAACATGGCGGATGTCGCATATACACTGGCGGAGCGTAGGACGCACCACGACTTCCGTGCTTTTGTGGTGGCTTCCGAGCGCTCCGACATGGCTTCGGAGCTTCAGCGAACCGCGGACTTGGTGGCCGAGACCCCAGTGCACCCATGCTTAGCCAGCCCTGAGCTCGTATTCGTCTTCACCGGCATGGGTCCTCAACACGCCAGGATGGGCGCTGAGCTATTCGCCCGCTTCCCCGCCTTCAGGCAGTCGATCGAGCGTTTCGACGAAGAATGGCGCCCCCGATCTGGTTGGTCGATCGCCGACGAACTCGCGAATCGGTCCAGCGCAAACCGAATCGGCGTCGACACGTCCATATCGATGGTCGGGAACGTCGCGCTGCAAATGGCACTCACCGACCTCTGGGCATCGATAGGGATTCGGCCGTCGGCAATCATTGGGCACAGCGTTGGCGAGATCGCGGCAGCCTATGCTTCAGGTGCGTACGGACTTGATTGGGCAGCCGCCATCCTAGACGCTCGTGTTCGAGCCGTCGACAAGCTCAAGGGCCGAGGAAGTATGGCGGCCATAGCACTTTCCGAAGCCGACCTCCTCCCCTACCTGAAGGGGAAGGAGGACGGTTGCTCTATTGCGGCCTTCAATGGCCCGATGTCGCTCACCATCGCGGGAGACTGCAAGGCAGTCCAGGAGATCGCGACATCGATCGGCGAACGAGCATATACTCGGATCCTCGACGTCGATGTCGCATTTCACGGGCCTGAGCTGCGTGCCCGCTCTGAGTACTACAAGGCACTCCTTCAGGTCACCGAAGAGGAAGGCAGACCGCAGATCCCCTACGCGTCGAGCGTCCGGGGCGACATCGTGTCGGTATTCGAAGCGGATTACTGGGGCTCCAATCTCACCGACCCGGTTCGATTCGCCAGTGCCATGGAGGCATTGGTCAGGCGCGGGTACACTGATTTTCTCGAAGTCGGTCCGCATCCAGTCCTCCGCCACGCCATATCGGAGGTCGTCCGCAGCACCGGGCAAAACAATCCGTTCCATACCGCCTCTCAATATAGGGACGCTCCCGGCGAAGCGACCCTCCTGAAGGCGCTCGGCCAGCTTTATCAGCGCGGGTATTCACCGAAGTGGACCAACTTGAGGCGGTCAGGTGTGCGACCAGTGGCGCTGCCGAACTATCCGTGGCAACGCAAGCGCTACTGGAATGAGTCGAAGGCATCCTCAGACTACCGGCTTGCCGCGCCGGGACACCCGTTGATCGGGAACGACGCTACCAGAGATCTCCGGGCGAACATCGACTACATCACGCATTCCGTATATCCCAATCTCCTTCCGTGGCTCAGCGCTCACCGGATACAGGGCAAGATCATTTTTCCCGGTGCGGCATTCATTGAGATGGCCCTGGCGGCCTTGAAACGCGCGTTAGGTTCAGTGCAGACGATTTCGCGAGCAGTCGTGCACAACCCACTTCAGATCGATGCGGAGCGCGACCCTATCGAATTCAGTGTTCGGATCGACCGGAACGACCGTCGGTTCGAGTTGACGAGCAGTAAATCGTCCAGCGAGAGGCCACCATTGTTGCATCTCTCAGGGATTTGGGAGCCTGTATGCGAACAGAAACCAAAGCAGGTCAATCTCGCTGAGCTATCGACGAAATGTGACGAACCCGTGGATGTTCAAGGCTGGTATGACAACTCGTGGCGTCGCGGCATGGAGTACGGCGAAGCCTTCCAGACGATTCGGGAGCTGTTTCGAGGTCGCAATGAAGCCCTTGCCCGGATCGAACTCAGCCATGCACTCGAAGTGGACCTCTCGGCGTACGAGCTACACCCTACCCTGTTGGATGGCGTGTTCCAAACATGCACATCAGCGCTGCCTCACCGCCACCGCCAGCGGCTTGGGGTTCCAGCGGCAATAAGCAAGATGAAAGTCCTTGGGCCGTTGCCACGGAGCGTCTGGGTCCACACACGGCTTCTGTACGAACATGGTCGAAAGGCGGTCTTGGACATCAGGTGTTTCGACAATGACGGAGGGCTCGTGCTTTGCCTGGATGAGTTCGAGCGAACCGTTATTGACACGGGCCCCGTCGGTCTCGAACTGGAGGATTGGCTCTATCGAGAGGCTTGGCACCCTCTTGAGTCACTGCCCGCGGCCGCTCCGGAAACCGCGGACGGCAATTGGTTGATCGTGGGAGGGCAGGAAAACTTGCGGATTCTGTTAGCCGAGCTCACGGAAACGGCGACCATCGTCCAGGACATCCACCTGGGGGATGCCTTAGGCCATCCGTTCGCCGGCACGATGGGACCGTTCGATGGCGTCATCTGCCTCTTTCCTGCGCGCGACAGCACGAACAGCCCGCTCGACAGCTGTGTCGATCAAAGCTGGTGGTACGCAAACCTTCTCCAAGATCTCGTCCGACGGGAGTACCTGCGTGAGCGAGCGAGAGTCGTGGTTGTAACCCACGGTGCCGTCGGGGTATCGCCGGGGAACGAGCCAGTCTTGGGCCATTCGGGCGTTTGGGCCCTGAACCGTGTCGTGGCGAACGAGCTTCCCGAGTTCGAGGCGCTTACGATCGATCTGGATCCCGAGGAGGATCCGGCGGCCGCAGTGCTCGCTCTTGGCGTCCACGGAATTCTAGCCCGCCCCGAGCATGATGAGTATCTACGCCGTGATCGCTCATGGTACACCTGCGAGATCGAACGAGAAGGTTCTGGGGCTATCTCGCCCGAGCCCGAGCCAGTCTCCATTCCGACCTCCCAAGTCATCGAAGCCACCTTTCAGCCTGAGCGTGGCATCGGCGGCGTCAACCTTGCTTATGGACGACCGAAGCGCCTCGATCCGGACCAAGTGAGAGTCCGGGTGCATTACGCGGCTCTCAACTTCCGTGATCTCCTTAAGGTGTTGAACGAATATCCGACATCGGCTGACGATACAGACGCGCTCCGACTCGGCGACGAGGGCGCGGGTCTGGTGCTGGAGGTCGGTAGCGCTGTGACGTCCGTCAAGCCGGGAGACCGGGTCGTCGTAAAGCATACCGCGATTTTAGCTACTGTCGTAGCCGTTTCCGAGCGGGACGTCTTCAAGATCGGAGCTGCGCTTTCATACGTCGACGCGGCGACAATACCTGTGGCCTTCGCGACCGCCGAATATTCCCTCCACCGTGTCGCCAACCTCCAGCAAGGTGAGAGTTGTCTCATCCATTCGGCGGCCAGCGGAGTCGGCCTTGCGGCCGTCCAGGTTGCGCTCCGCGTGGGAGCTGATGTGTACGCTACCGCTGGAACGCCGGAGAAACGTGCCTTCCTCGAGCAGTGTGGGATCCGGTTCGTGATGGATTCCCGAACCACCAGCTTCGAGGGCCAGATTCGAGAATACACGAACGGAGCCGGTGTGGACGTCGTGCTGAACGCGCTCGCCGGCGAGGGGATAGGGGCCGGCCTGCGATGCTTGGGGAGCGGCGGGCGGTTTCTCGAGATCGGTAAGCGGGACATCGCGAGGAACACCCTGATCGGGCTGGGAAGCCTCGCTCGAAACGGCAGCTTCCATGTAATCGACTTGGCGCGTACATGGCGCGAAGATCCGGATGAGATGAGAAATCTCCTGCTGTCCATACTGGCTAAGGTACGTGATGGTGTCTATCAGCCCCTTCCCGCGCGTGTCTTCAACGCGTCCGGTTTGCAGGATGCGCTTCGTTTCATGGCGAAGGGGACACATATCGGGAAAGTGGTCATCGACTTCGCGGCACAGGAGCTTCCCGCGGTGCCGAATCCGATCGTCCATCGACGTGAGCAGTTCGGCTGGACGAACGGGACGTTCCTCGTGACAGGAGGCTTGGGTGGCCTGGGTGCTGGCGTATGCCAGATGTTTGGCTCGCTAGGGGCAAAGCGGGTGGTGATTCTCAGCCGCAGAAAGGAGCTGGACCGGTTGGCGCGGCTACGCCTCAAGGAAATCGAACAGACGGGAACCCGAGTAATCATGCTGACGGGCGACGTTTCCGAGGAGGCCGATGTGCGAGCGGCCGTGGAGGTAGCGGACGCTCCGGATGCTCCGCTCCGGGGAGTCGTCCACAGTGCAGGAGTGCTCGAGGATACTATGCTCCTCAATCTCACCCGCGAGGATTTCGTGTGCGTCATGCGTCCAAAGCTCTGTGGCGCATGGAATCTGCACCATGCGACCGTGGGGAAGCAGCTCGAATTCTTTGTGATGTGCTCCTCCGCAGCCGTAACGAACGGAAACCCCGGGCAAGCGAACTATGTTGCCGCCAACCGCTTTCTCGATGAGTTCGCACAGTGGCGGCGGGTTCGCGGGCTGCCCGCTCTCGCCATCAACTGGGGAGCCATTAGCGATGCCGGGATGAGCTATGACGCCAACGTCCTCGACTCGTTCGCGACCAGAGGTGGCTTTGCGTTCCACACCCGCGAAGCCGCTGGGCTGCTGATACATGCCCTCGAATGTGATTTGACCAACGTGATCGTTACTATCTCTGACTGGACGGCGCTCGGAAGGCACCACAGGCGGACGGCGAGCCGGTTCAGAAACCTCATGGCGGCCTCGGATGCAGCCGCCGCTGAGCCCTCGGCGACATCACTTCGGGCCCGGATCGAGAAGGATTGGGAGAACGGATCCGTGATACTACTCGATGCGCTCAGAGAGACCGTGGCGAAACTGCGTGTTGTGCCCGCTGCCGCGATCGACGTCGACGTGGAGGTCGGACACCTGGGCCTCGATTCGCTCATGCGCATGGAGCTGGCGAGCTGGATTCGCTACGAGTTGGGATTGCCATCCAGCGCCTTTTCGGTTCAGCTGCAATCGAATCTACGGACGCTTGCTCAATCGATTCTCGACGAGCTGATGAAGCGGTTCGTTGCTCAGGGATCTGCGCAGGGTGAGCCGAGCATGATGGCAAGCCTGTGA